The Pseudomonas azadiae genome includes a window with the following:
- a CDS encoding M20/M25/M40 family metallo-hydrolase produces MLFNFPRTLLAATLALSFAAPAYSVEPHKPIQAQAEQYKGEALKLLERLVNIDSGSGYEPGLTQVRDIAVDELKQLGFSIELVPDKAANNSHVVATLKGTGKARILLMAHMDTVFKEGSAAERPFHIKDGRAYGPGVMDDKGGIVAGIYALKVLKDQGFKDYAQITFLLDASEETGSEAASELIRNTAKGHDVTLNLEPGRPADGLVVWRKGSATAVVEVKGKAAHAGVAPELGRNAAMEAAHQILQLGKLGDEEKKTTINFTVLKAGDRTNVIPDQATAKADVRAALPEEFDRIEKDLMRVSANKLIPETEVKTSLQRGLPPMPQTAESDKLVAIAQGIYAELGKKLTIEGSGGAADASLSAGVGTPTLDGFGIVGGNIHTAQEYAEVESVVPRVYLLGRMIMELSKR; encoded by the coding sequence ATGCTCTTCAACTTCCCCCGCACCCTCCTGGCCGCCACCCTGGCCTTGTCCTTCGCCGCGCCGGCCTACAGCGTCGAGCCCCACAAACCGATCCAGGCGCAAGCCGAGCAATACAAGGGCGAGGCCCTGAAACTGCTGGAGCGCCTGGTCAACATCGACTCGGGGTCGGGCTATGAACCGGGCCTGACCCAAGTGCGCGACATCGCCGTGGATGAGCTCAAACAGCTGGGCTTCAGCATCGAGCTGGTGCCGGATAAAGCGGCCAATAACAGCCATGTGGTTGCCACCCTCAAGGGCACCGGCAAGGCCAGGATCCTGCTGATGGCCCACATGGACACCGTCTTCAAGGAAGGCTCGGCCGCCGAGCGCCCGTTCCACATCAAGGATGGCCGCGCCTATGGCCCCGGCGTGATGGATGACAAGGGCGGCATCGTCGCCGGCATCTACGCGCTCAAAGTCCTCAAGGACCAGGGTTTCAAGGACTACGCGCAGATCACCTTCCTGCTCGACGCCAGCGAAGAAACCGGCTCCGAGGCCGCCTCCGAACTCATCCGCAACACCGCCAAGGGTCACGACGTCACCCTCAACCTCGAACCCGGCCGCCCGGCGGATGGCCTGGTGGTGTGGCGCAAAGGCAGCGCCACCGCCGTGGTCGAAGTCAAAGGCAAAGCCGCCCACGCCGGGGTCGCCCCGGAACTGGGGCGCAACGCCGCCATGGAAGCGGCGCACCAGATTTTGCAGCTGGGCAAACTGGGCGATGAAGAGAAGAAAACCACCATCAACTTCACCGTGCTCAAGGCGGGCGACCGCACCAACGTCATCCCCGACCAGGCCACCGCCAAGGCGGACGTGCGCGCGGCGCTGCCGGAAGAGTTTGACCGGATTGAGAAAGATCTGATGCGGGTGTCCGCGAACAAGCTGATCCCCGAAACCGAAGTAAAGACCAGCTTGCAACGTGGGCTGCCACCGATGCCGCAGACGGCGGAGTCGGACAAATTAGTCGCGATTGCTCAGGGAATTTATGCGGAGTTGGGCAAGAAGCTGACGATTGAAGGCAGCGGCGGGGCGGCGGATGCGAGTCTGTCGGCTGGGGTCGGCACGCCGACGCTGGATGGGTTTGGGATTGTGGGGGGCAATATTCATACGGCGCAGGAGTATGCCGAGGTGGAGAGTGTGGTACCGCGGGTTTATCTGCTTGGCCGGATGATCATGGAGCTGAGTAAACGCTGA
- a CDS encoding LysE family translocator yields MTSALTLSSFLYFLLFCATMTFSPGPMTLLLMSLGLRNGLRSSIPAQLGASVSYLISILIFAVGFSELIKGHPVITQAIQGVGVAYILHLAYKQWTSSGAVLDRIGAVEGARSLFGKGLLTGFSNPKTIILFSAVFPQFAGAGEHSSALDIAILGLTFLLLQFASGCLYGYFGQRIQHVLENPKRRVLLQRITAVLLLGVALMLARTVG; encoded by the coding sequence ATGACCAGCGCGTTAACCCTCTCTTCGTTTCTGTATTTCCTGTTGTTTTGCGCGACGATGACCTTCAGCCCTGGGCCCATGACGTTGCTGCTGATGAGCCTGGGCCTGCGTAACGGGCTGCGCAGTTCGATCCCGGCGCAGCTCGGCGCCAGTGTGTCGTACCTGATATCGATACTGATTTTTGCGGTCGGCTTCTCGGAACTGATCAAGGGGCACCCCGTCATCACCCAGGCCATCCAGGGCGTGGGCGTCGCGTACATCCTTCACCTTGCCTACAAACAATGGACCAGCAGCGGCGCGGTGCTCGACCGGATCGGTGCCGTGGAAGGCGCGCGCAGCCTGTTCGGCAAGGGCTTGCTGACCGGTTTTTCCAACCCCAAGACCATCATCCTGTTCAGCGCGGTATTCCCCCAGTTCGCAGGGGCCGGCGAGCACAGTTCGGCCCTGGATATTGCAATTCTCGGGCTGACGTTCCTGTTGCTGCAATTTGCCAGCGGCTGCCTGTATGGCTACTTCGGCCAACGCATCCAGCATGTGCTGGAAAACCCCAAGCGCCGTGTGCTGTTGCAGCGGATCACGGCAGTGCTGCTGTTGGGCGTGGCATTGATGCTGGCGCGGACTGTGGGGTAG
- a CDS encoding ribonucleotide-diphosphate reductase subunit beta, with protein sequence MLSWDEVDNEDTGAAVIKGANAGHASEANMDRLDGAGAAAALEARNVTANDSAAIIRAKAALDKLDVAEGLAELEGASARVAVDEKRMINCRADLNQLVPFKYDWAWQKYLDGCANHWMPQEVNMTADIALWKDPEGLTDDERRIVMRNLGFFSTADSLVANNLVLAVYRLITNPECRQYILRQAFEEAIHTHAYQYCIESLAMDEGEIFNMYHEIPSVAKKAAWGLKYTRSISDPKFETGTVDTDKELLRNLVAYYCVLEGIFFYCGFTQILSMGRRNKMTGVAEQFQYILRDESMHLNFGIDVINQIKIENPHLWDAEMKEEATQMILQGTQLEIEYARDTMPRGVLGMNAAMMEDYLKFIANRRLSQIGLKEEYPGTTNPFPWMSEIMDLKKEKNFFETRVIEYQTGGALSWD encoded by the coding sequence ATGCTGAGTTGGGATGAAGTCGACAACGAAGACACCGGTGCAGCGGTGATAAAAGGCGCCAACGCCGGCCACGCCAGCGAAGCCAACATGGACCGTCTCGACGGTGCCGGCGCTGCCGCTGCCCTGGAAGCACGTAATGTGACCGCCAACGACTCGGCCGCCATCATCCGCGCCAAGGCCGCCCTCGACAAACTCGACGTCGCCGAAGGCCTCGCCGAACTCGAAGGCGCCTCCGCCCGCGTTGCCGTTGACGAAAAGCGCATGATCAACTGCCGCGCCGACCTCAACCAACTCGTACCCTTCAAATACGACTGGGCCTGGCAGAAATACCTCGACGGCTGCGCCAACCACTGGATGCCGCAGGAGGTCAACATGACCGCCGACATCGCCCTGTGGAAAGACCCCGAAGGCCTGACCGACGACGAACGCCGCATCGTCATGCGCAACCTCGGCTTCTTCTCCACCGCCGACTCGCTGGTCGCCAACAACCTGGTGCTGGCCGTGTATCGCCTTATCACCAACCCGGAGTGCCGCCAGTACATCCTGCGCCAGGCCTTCGAAGAAGCGATCCACACCCACGCTTATCAGTACTGCATCGAATCCCTGGCCATGGATGAAGGCGAGATCTTCAACATGTACCACGAGATTCCGTCGGTCGCTAAAAAAGCCGCCTGGGGCCTGAAGTACACCCGCTCGATCTCCGATCCGAAGTTCGAAACCGGCACCGTCGACACCGACAAAGAACTGCTGCGCAACCTGGTCGCCTACTACTGCGTGCTGGAAGGCATCTTCTTCTACTGCGGCTTCACCCAGATCCTGTCCATGGGCCGCCGCAACAAAATGACCGGCGTGGCCGAGCAGTTCCAGTACATCCTGCGCGATGAGTCGATGCACCTGAACTTCGGGATCGATGTAATCAACCAGATCAAGATCGAAAACCCGCATTTGTGGGATGCCGAGATGAAGGAAGAAGCGACCCAGATGATTTTGCAGGGGACGCAGCTGGAGATTGAATACGCTCGCGACACCATGCCGCGCGGTGTTCTCGGTATGAACGCGGCGATGATGGAGGATTACCTCAAGTTCATCGCCAACCGTCGCCTGTCGCAGATTGGGTTGAAGGAAGAGTACCCAGGCACCACCAACCCGTTCCCGTGGATGAGCGAGATCATGGACTTGAAGAAGGAGAAAAACTTCTTCGAAACCCGTGTAATCGAGTACCAGACCGGCGGCGCGCTGAGCTGGGACTAA
- a CDS encoding DUF1289 domain-containing protein, which produces MPNQTIKTPCVGLCSTVYGDLVCRGCKRYHHEVIQWNGYNADEKQAVWLRLEQLLVQVMASKLEVFDPHLLRQQLENRKIRFMPHQSPYCWAYQLIARGARVISKLDAYGLALLPEFRERSLADLRDAIDREFFLLSEAHYERYIAPGFMREVFGAPLIAAF; this is translated from the coding sequence ATGCCCAATCAAACCATCAAAACCCCCTGCGTCGGCCTGTGCTCCACCGTTTACGGTGACCTGGTCTGCCGGGGCTGCAAGCGTTATCACCATGAAGTCATCCAGTGGAATGGCTACAACGCTGACGAAAAACAGGCGGTGTGGCTGCGCCTGGAGCAATTGCTGGTACAGGTGATGGCCAGCAAGCTGGAGGTGTTTGATCCGCACCTGCTGCGCCAGCAACTGGAAAATCGCAAGATTCGCTTTATGCCGCACCAGTCGCCGTATTGCTGGGCGTATCAGCTGATTGCCCGGGGCGCGCGGGTCATTTCCAAGCTGGATGCGTACGGGCTGGCCTTGTTGCCGGAGTTTCGCGAGCGCAGCCTGGCCGATCTGCGCGATGCGATTGATCGGGAGTTCTTCCTGCTGTCCGAAGCGCATTACGAACGGTATATCGCACCGGGGTTCATGCGTGAGGTGTTTGGCGCGCCGCTGATTGCTGCCTTTTAA
- a CDS encoding class I SAM-dependent methyltransferase has translation MNPDALATLHTHLLTALQTPPSETRRLFHGRGRCWPGLEQLTVDWLQGVLLVSLFKEPDAATLQALKQLLHTHFGTYTLALQHRYLPQSPLEWLAGEPVNELTITEGGLRYLIDLGKKQNSGLFLDMRYGRNWVREQAKGQRVLNLFAYTCGFSVAAIEGGAEHVVNLDMARGALSRGRDNHRLNDHDLSKVSFLGHDLFKSWAKVTHSGPYDLVIIDPPSFQKGSFLLTKDYQRVLRRLPDLLTPQGTVLACMNDPAFGEDFLINGVTQEAPALRFVERLENPPEFPDIDAQSGLKALVFRQG, from the coding sequence ATGAACCCTGACGCACTCGCCACGCTGCACACGCATTTGCTGACGGCCCTGCAAACCCCGCCCAGCGAAACCCGTCGCCTGTTCCACGGCCGTGGCCGCTGCTGGCCGGGCCTTGAGCAACTGACGGTGGACTGGTTGCAAGGCGTGCTGCTGGTGTCGTTATTCAAGGAACCGGACGCTGCGACGTTGCAAGCCTTGAAGCAACTGCTGCACACCCACTTCGGCACTTACACCCTGGCCCTGCAACACCGTTACCTGCCGCAAAGCCCCCTCGAATGGCTGGCGGGCGAGCCTGTCAACGAGCTGACCATCACCGAAGGCGGCCTGCGTTACTTGATCGACCTGGGTAAAAAGCAGAACAGCGGTCTGTTCCTCGACATGCGCTACGGCCGCAACTGGGTGCGCGAACAGGCCAAGGGCCAGCGCGTGCTCAACCTGTTTGCCTACACCTGCGGATTTTCCGTAGCGGCCATCGAAGGCGGTGCCGAGCACGTAGTGAACCTGGACATGGCCCGTGGCGCCCTGAGCCGTGGCCGCGATAACCATCGCCTCAATGATCATGACCTGAGCAAGGTCAGCTTCCTGGGCCACGATCTGTTCAAGTCCTGGGCCAAGGTCACCCACAGCGGCCCTTATGACCTGGTGATCATCGACCCGCCGTCGTTCCAGAAAGGCAGTTTTCTGCTGACCAAGGACTACCAGCGCGTATTGCGCCGCTTGCCGGATTTGCTGACGCCACAGGGCACGGTGCTTGCCTGCATGAACGACCCCGCGTTTGGCGAAGACTTCCTGATCAACGGCGTGACCCAGGAGGCACCCGCATTGCGTTTTGTCGAACGGCTGGAAAACCCGCCGGAATTTCCTGATATTGATGCACAAAGTGGCTTAAAGGCGCTGGTGTTCCGCCAAGGTTGA
- the pcsA gene encoding phosphatidylcholine synthase, giving the protein MISTLHVARLKAWGAHGFTATGVVLAFLATLALLENSPKACLLWLGLALVVDGVDGSLARRVNVSTVLPSFDGSVLDLVIDYLTYVFIPALFIYRYIDLPEFTHLLTVSVILVSSLFCFCNVNMKSKDNYFVGFPAAWNVVALCVYIIQPDAWVTLLTVIGLALLTVTPMKFLHPFRVKRFMPINIAVTTIWLLCSFLMVVDYPNTNPWTFGLWSVMSAYFLGICVWRTALEWLETHR; this is encoded by the coding sequence GTGATATCGACCCTGCATGTAGCCAGACTCAAAGCCTGGGGCGCCCACGGCTTCACCGCCACCGGCGTGGTATTGGCCTTCCTGGCGACCTTGGCGCTGCTGGAAAACTCGCCCAAGGCCTGCCTGCTGTGGCTCGGCCTGGCGCTGGTGGTGGACGGCGTCGACGGTTCGCTGGCGCGACGGGTCAATGTCAGCACGGTGCTGCCCAGCTTCGACGGCTCGGTGTTGGACCTGGTGATCGATTACCTGACGTATGTGTTTATTCCGGCGCTGTTTATCTACCGCTATATCGACCTGCCGGAATTTACCCACCTGTTGACGGTGTCGGTGATCTTGGTGTCGTCGCTGTTCTGCTTCTGCAACGTGAACATGAAAAGCAAGGACAACTACTTCGTCGGCTTCCCGGCCGCGTGGAATGTGGTGGCCTTGTGCGTGTATATCATCCAACCGGACGCCTGGGTCACCTTGCTCACGGTGATCGGCCTGGCCTTGCTGACCGTGACGCCGATGAAGTTCCTGCACCCGTTCCGGGTCAAGCGCTTCATGCCAATCAATATTGCGGTGACCACGATCTGGTTGCTGTGCAGCTTTTTGATGGTGGTGGATTATCCGAATACCAACCCGTGGACGTTTGGGTTGTGGTCGGTGATGTCGGCGTATTTCCTGGGGATTTGCGTTTGGCGTACCGCCCTGGAATGGCTCGAAACCCACCGCTGA